The nucleotide sequence GACGTGGTGACGCGCGCCGCAGTCGATGTCGAACTCGTCGGGGTTGTCGAACGCCCGCGGGTCGCGGTTGGCGGAGTAGCCCAGGCCAGCACGCCTTCGCCCGCCTTGATGAGGTGCCCGCCGACCTCGATGTCTTCGACGCACAGCCGCGCGGTGACGTCGCCGATCGTCAAGTACCGCAGCATCTCCTCGACCGCGTCGAGCGTCTTGCCCGGATCGGCTTTGATAGCCGCGAGCTGCTCCGGATTCCGCAGGAACGCCACGGTCGACACCGAAATCATGCTCGCCGTCGTCTCGTGCCCGGCCCCGAGTAGCAGGAACCCGAGCGCGGCCAGCGAGGGACGCCGATAAGTACCCTCCTCGCGCAGCTTCACAATCTGCCGCCCGAGCAGGTCGTCCGGCGGGTTCTTCTCCTTCTCCGCGATCAGGTGGGCCATGTAGCCCTGCACGGTCTCGGACGCCGCCCACCGGTCCTCCGGGGACGTTCCACAGTTGATCAGCTTCGCGGTGTTCTCCTGGAAGAAGTCGTGGTCGGCATTGGGAACGCCGAGCATCTCGCAGATCACCAGCGACGGCACCGGCAGCGCCAGCGTCTTCACCAGATCGCCCGGCTTCGGGCCAGCCAGCAGCGCGTCGACCTGCTGATCAACGATCTCCTGGATCCGCGGCCGCAGCGACTCCATCCGGCGCACGGTAAACTCGCCGAGCACTGCCCTGCGGGCCGTCCCGTGATCAGGGGCGCCCATGGTGACCATGGTGCGCTCGTCGTCCGGTCGGCGCGCCGCCCCGCCCTTGACCCGTTGCGGGAAGTCAGGGTGCTGCCGGTCGGCGCTGAACCGGCGGTCGTTCAACACCGTCCGGACGTCCTCGTGCCTGCTGACCAGCCATGCCTGCCCGCCTTCGGGCAGCCGAACCCGTGAGACCCGTTCTTCTTCGAGGATCTTCTCATACACCGGCGGCGGCGCGAACGGGCACGTGCGGGCCATGGGGAACTCGTGCTTCCTGGCCGTAGCCATGTCTTTCCTTTCACATTCCCGACAGGGAGTAGAGGCGGGCGAGGGCCGTGCGTGAACGGCCGTTGCCGGGCGGCCCAGCTGTGTTCGGTTCCGCGATGTGGTGGACCCGCGGAGGATCATCCTCCGGTTTTGAATCCAAACTTGTGTCTCGTGTCGGTCCAGGACCCGCAACGAAAAACGACCGACCCGTAAGATCCGCAACTGAAAGAAACCCAGCGAAGTTTCACCGAACTCCTTCAGGCGAATGCTTCCACCGCCTAAATCTGCCGTCTTCATCGGTCCCGCGGCTGCCGCGTTCCCACGGCGAGTGCGGACGGGCGAAGTACACCGGCAGACCGGTGGCCGTGACATCTTTGTGTAGAGCCATTTCCGCTCCGCGGTCCCACGTCAGCGATCGTTTGACCGATGCTGGTGGCTTAACTCCCGCGCGGTGGCGGCGATTCTCACGAGTGCGGCACCCCCCGAGCAACGCCAGCCAGCCGGAACAGCTGTGCGTTGTGGGGCCGGGATGTTCGCCTGCGACTGGGGCCGTTCGGTCTCAGCCGTGTCGCGCGGCATTAGCGAACTGTCTGTCTTGGTCCGGCCCGCACGACTCGTGGCCGCATCGGCGGCCGGCCTCGGCGGCTGGTGCGTCACCGCGGTTGCGGGGCGGATGGTGCGGGCTGGGCGATCGGGTGTGTCAGGATGAACTCGCGGAGCAGGGCGGCCACCGGGTGCTTGCCTTCCAGCGTGACGCCGTGCCGGACGTGGGGGATGATGTGGAACAGGGCTCCGGGAATTCTCTCGGCTATCGCCCTTCCGCGTTCGGGGGTGGCGCCCGGGGTCGTCCTCGCCGTAGATCAGCAGGGTCGGCGCGGTGATCTCGGAGAGGCGGCTGGTCACGTCGAAACCGCGGATCGCGGCTAGTCGGCGGGCGTCTTCCTCCGGGGGGGCGGTGCACCAGGACCGCGAGGGGTCTCGGTGACCAGGTCGGCGGCCGCCTGTCCTTGCTCGGACAGCACGAAGTCGAGCATCTTGGCGGTGCGCTGGTCCGGGGGAAGTGCGGTGAGGTCGCCGGCCGCCGATCCGGCGCTCAACCTGACCTGGGCGACGGCCGCACCCAGGGTGAGTGTCTGCACGACTCCGGGGTCGCTGATCGCGAGCTGGAGTGCGATGGCGCCGCCGAACGAGGTGCCGAACACGTGAGCGCGTTCGTAGCCGAGTCCACGGATGAGGGCCGCGCAGTCAGCGGCGAGGTCCGCGATGCCGTAGGGCGCCGGGGGGCGGACTCACCGGTGTCGCGTTGGTCGTAGGCGATGGCCCGGATCCCGGCACCGAGCAGTGGAGCGAACGCCTCGTACTGGGTCCGGCCGCTCTCGCCGCCGTGGATGAGGACCATCGGCTCGCCGGAACCGGTGTCGGAGTAGGCGATGCTGACGTCGCCGGCGACCACGTGACGAGTCATGCCCGGTCCTGCCGTTCCGCGGTTCGCCGGTCGAGCAGACGTCCCCGGTCGTTGGTGACGCCCGGCAGCGGAACGGGACTCTGCGACGGCTGTCCGACCAGTTCAACGATGTAGTGCGTCATCGCGTGGTCCTCGAGGTTGCGGACGCGGTGCGGCGGGAGCGGGCCGCCGCGACCCACGGTCCTGAACATCACGAAACCCGGTGCTGCTTCCTGCGACAGCGACCACTCGGGGTCACCGAATTCCTGCGCCTGCGCTCGCCCGGCGTTCGGCCAGAGCGCGAAATAATCGTGGTGGTGCTGGTGGAAGTCGAACATCCCGCCCGGCTCCAGGGGCATCGACCAGACCCGGACCCAGTCGTTCTCGAAGACGAGCGTGTCACCCGGATTCGGGGGAAGTCGCTGTCCGTCATGGCTTCTCCTTAGGATCGACGGCGTGTGCAACGGCCTGGGTGCCTTCATACGCGAACACCCCCAGCCTTGCAGCGACCAGTTGCTTAAGGTGTCGCCGGACCGGTGCCCGGGCTCGCGGTGGCCCTGATTCCCGCCAGTACGACGTCGGCGATCCGCCCCGCTTCGGCGCGACCGAAGGCCAAGTCACCCCGGCTGTGCTGGAGGTGCACTGGTCCGGAAACCAGCTGGGCGAAGAAGAGGGGGTCGACCGGAGGCAGTTCGCCCCGCTCGGCGGCCCGTGCGAGCGGACGCGGACCATCTCCAGGCGACGGTCGAACACGCCGCGAACCGTCCGGCCGACCTCCTCGTGTCTGCGGCCCTATACGGCGTGCAGCAGGGCGCGGCCGACGGGAGTCTCCAGTTCACCCGCCAGGGTCAGCAGGAACTCCACGAGGTCGGCGCGCAGGTCGACGGTGTCGGCGAACGGGACCTGCCGGTCGGCGTGTCGGCTCAGCGCCTCGATGACGAGTTCGTCCCGCTCGGGCCAGTTGCGGTAGATGCTCGTCTTGTGCACC is from Amycolatopsis lurida and encodes:
- a CDS encoding alpha/beta fold hydrolase; amino-acid sequence: MADLAADCAALIRGLGYERAHVFGTSFGGAIALQLAISDPGVVQTLTLGAAVAQVRLSAGSAAGDLTALPPDQRTAKMLDFVLSEQGQAAADLVTETPRGPGAPPPRRKTPAD
- a CDS encoding TetR/AcrR family transcriptional regulator produces the protein MTHARRPGGRTARVRARILAATVELIARDGVSGFRYEEVADRAGVHKTSIYRNWPERDELVIEALSRHADRQVPFADTVDLRADLVEFLLTLAGELETPVGRALLHAV